A part of Lacinutrix sp. 5H-3-7-4 genomic DNA contains:
- a CDS encoding MMPL family transporter, whose product MRSGFYKIYKVLKRQRVLSLIGLIILILSLGFFASKITFEEDITKLIPTNSKSKEFQKVLKNVNFADKIIINFKRKQNAKTASLTNAATAFVDSVNNLAKPYIKDIQGRVEDEDALATIDFVYNNLPLFLEPEDYNKIEKKLTADSIKNITNANYKTLISPSGIIAKDVILKDPLGLSFLGLEHLKALSFGDDFNLNNGFLVSKDNNNLLLFITPKYASSDTNNNTAFSEILNTIKQTINTSFKNKVEVEYYGGALIAVANANQIKQDIQFTISIALTVLLVILILFYRKLLIPFILFFPTVIGGLFAVVTLYILRDSVSAISLGIGSVLLGVTLDYSLHILTHIRGNNSIESLYKEIAKPILVSSLTTALAFLCLLFLQSQALQDLGVFAAVSVVSASVFALLFIPQVYKNTVKNKQKLTVLDKVASYNLHKNKFAIITITLLLVVSLFTYNKVTFNNDLASLNYQPESFLKAEKNLDALTNVSSKSIYIVAFGDTEQQALEANDFAYFNLNILKKENKIIEFSSIASLLKSNKLQEQKVKLWNQFWTDARIETTKNNLVSSGNIHGFKPATFNKFYTLLNSNFNTLQAKDFSALQSISTSDYITKSDKITTVATLVKVEEQNLNTVISAFKNNSQIVVIDRQQMNETFLGNLKTDFNSLVLYSLIVVLIVLILYYKSLSLTLVTAIPIALTWLVTIGIMGLFNIKFNIFNIIISTFIFGLGVDYCIFLTNGLLHEYKTGEKALPTHKISIILSVITTILGVGVLVFAKHPALHSIALVSIVGIVSALIIAFTLQPLLFKLFIGSKTKRPISLRLLLHSVISFGYFGIGGALLSVLSVFLVKIVPVSKKKKMPWFHKVLSKFKKSVLYTNWFVDKKIINPNNEFFKKQAVIIANHTSFLDILAIGMLHPKLVFLVNDWVYNSPVFGKAVKLAGFYPVSSGIENGVSHLQKKVNQGYSLIAFPEGTRSTTNKVKRFHKGAFYLAEQFKLDIVPVVIHGNSEVLPKGSFVIKNGSITLKVLDRIPFNSKKYGENYSVKTRKIGAYFRDELDKLRTEIEHKNYFHNLVLQEYRYKGNLLFKTVKKDLNSNSKLYKTILDTLPSKSKIIHSSKAYGQLDFLLVLDRPERTINTHIQDSEVSKIVAHSFITNYDYKINVCNTVKDLIVTTSDIAIINNEDLKAEEILEISKKVSMFFLLKKSVKQYQQTIINLGFTVKKSNTDLIILNKNK is encoded by the coding sequence ATGCGTAGTGGTTTTTATAAAATATATAAAGTACTAAAAAGGCAACGTGTATTAAGTCTTATAGGTTTAATTATATTAATTCTTAGCTTAGGTTTTTTTGCTTCTAAAATTACGTTTGAAGAAGATATAACTAAGCTTATTCCTACCAATTCAAAATCCAAAGAATTTCAAAAAGTATTAAAGAACGTCAATTTTGCAGATAAGATTATTATTAATTTTAAAAGGAAACAAAATGCTAAAACTGCTAGTTTAACTAACGCAGCAACTGCTTTTGTTGATAGTGTTAATAATCTAGCAAAACCATATATAAAAGACATACAAGGTAGAGTAGAAGATGAAGATGCTTTAGCAACTATAGATTTTGTTTACAATAATTTACCACTTTTTTTAGAGCCTGAAGATTATAATAAAATAGAAAAAAAATTAACAGCAGATAGTATTAAAAATATAACAAATGCTAATTATAAAACTTTAATTTCTCCTTCTGGAATAATAGCCAAAGATGTTATTTTAAAAGATCCTTTAGGACTTTCTTTTTTAGGTTTAGAGCATTTAAAAGCGTTGAGTTTTGGAGATGATTTTAACTTAAATAATGGGTTTTTAGTAAGTAAGGATAATAATAATTTATTGTTATTTATTACTCCAAAGTATGCATCATCAGACACGAATAACAATACTGCTTTCTCAGAAATATTAAATACCATAAAACAAACTATTAATACTTCATTTAAAAATAAAGTAGAAGTAGAGTATTATGGAGGAGCATTAATTGCTGTTGCTAATGCAAACCAAATTAAGCAAGATATACAGTTTACAATAAGTATTGCTTTAACAGTTTTACTTGTAATATTAATTCTGTTTTACAGAAAATTACTAATACCTTTTATACTTTTTTTTCCAACAGTTATTGGAGGTTTATTTGCAGTTGTAACATTATATATATTACGAGATAGTGTATCTGCAATATCTTTGGGTATAGGATCTGTTTTATTGGGTGTTACTCTAGATTATTCTTTACACATATTAACTCATATCAGAGGCAATAATAGTATAGAATCATTATATAAAGAAATCGCAAAGCCTATATTAGTAAGTAGTTTAACTACAGCATTAGCATTTTTATGTTTATTGTTTTTACAGTCTCAGGCATTGCAGGATTTAGGTGTTTTTGCAGCAGTTAGTGTGGTAAGTGCTTCAGTTTTTGCGTTATTATTTATACCTCAAGTATATAAAAATACCGTAAAAAATAAACAAAAATTAACGGTTTTAGATAAAGTTGCTTCGTATAACTTACATAAAAATAAATTTGCTATAATCACTATTACTTTACTATTAGTGGTTAGTTTATTTACCTATAACAAGGTTACTTTTAATAATGATTTAGCCAGTTTAAATTATCAACCCGAATCATTTTTAAAAGCCGAAAAAAATTTAGACGCCTTAACAAACGTGTCTTCAAAATCAATATATATTGTTGCTTTTGGAGACACAGAGCAACAAGCTTTAGAAGCTAATGATTTTGCTTATTTTAATTTAAACATATTAAAAAAAGAAAATAAAATTATAGAATTTAGTTCTATAGCGAGTTTACTAAAATCTAATAAATTACAAGAACAGAAAGTAAAATTGTGGAATCAATTTTGGACAGATGCTAGAATAGAAACCACAAAAAATAATTTAGTTTCCAGTGGTAATATTCATGGTTTTAAACCTGCAACATTTAACAAGTTTTACACTTTGTTGAATAGTAATTTTAATACATTACAAGCTAAAGATTTTTCTGCTTTGCAGAGTATTTCAACTTCAGATTATATAACAAAAAGCGATAAAATTACAACTGTAGCAACACTTGTAAAAGTAGAAGAGCAAAATTTAAACACAGTAATTTCAGCTTTTAAAAATAACTCACAAATAGTAGTTATTGACCGCCAGCAAATGAATGAGACCTTTTTAGGGAATTTAAAAACAGATTTTAATAGTTTGGTTTTATACTCTCTAATCGTTGTTTTAATAGTGTTAATATTGTATTATAAAAGCTTGTCATTAACCTTAGTTACGGCGATTCCTATAGCGCTTACGTGGCTAGTTACAATAGGTATAATGGGACTTTTTAATATTAAGTTTAATATTTTTAATATAATTATTTCAACTTTTATTTTTGGCTTAGGTGTGGACTATTGTATTTTTTTAACAAACGGTCTATTGCATGAGTATAAAACAGGAGAAAAAGCTTTACCTACTCATAAAATTTCAATTATATTATCTGTAATAACAACAATATTAGGTGTTGGTGTATTAGTATTTGCAAAACATCCAGCGTTACATTCTATTGCATTAGTTTCAATTGTAGGCATTGTTTCAGCATTAATAATAGCCTTTACATTACAACCTTTACTATTTAAACTTTTTATAGGTAGTAAAACCAAACGACCAATAAGTTTAAGGCTGTTATTACACTCGGTAATTTCTTTTGGTTACTTTGGTATTGGTGGTGCATTACTATCGGTTTTAAGTGTTTTTTTGGTTAAAATTGTACCAGTTAGTAAAAAGAAAAAAATGCCATGGTTCCATAAGGTGCTTTCTAAGTTTAAAAAATCTGTACTTTATACTAATTGGTTTGTAGATAAAAAAATAATAAATCCAAATAACGAATTTTTTAAAAAGCAAGCTGTAATAATTGCAAATCACACCTCTTTTTTAGATATTCTTGCCATTGGTATGCTACACCCAAAACTTGTTTTTTTAGTAAACGATTGGGTTTATAACTCTCCCGTTTTTGGTAAAGCAGTAAAACTAGCCGGTTTTTATCCTGTTTCTAGTGGTATTGAAAATGGAGTGTCTCATTTACAAAAAAAAGTAAATCAAGGTTATAGTTTAATCGCGTTTCCAGAAGGTACGCGTTCTACAACTAATAAGGTTAAACGTTTTCATAAAGGCGCATTTTACCTAGCAGAACAGTTTAAATTAGATATTGTACCGGTTGTAATTCATGGTAATTCTGAAGTGCTTCCTAAAGGTAGTTTTGTTATAAAAAACGGAAGCATAACACTTAAAGTTTTAGATAGAATTCCTTTTAATTCTAAAAAATATGGTGAAAATTATTCAGTTAAAACTAGAAAAATTGGAGCATATTTTAGAGACGAATTAGATAAATTGAGAACTGAAATAGAACATAAAAATTATTTTCATAACTTAGTTTTACAAGAGTATCGTTATAAAGGTAATTTGCTTTTTAAAACCGTAAAAAAAGATTTAAATAGTAATTCAAAATTATATAAAACTATTTTAGACACTTTACCAAGTAAAAGTAAAATTATACATAGTTCTAAAGCTTATGGGCAGTTAGACTTTTTATTAGTTTTAGATAGACCAGAACGTACAATAAATACACATATTCAAGATTCTGAAGTTTCTAAAATTGTAGCTCACAGTTTTATAACCAATTACGATTATAAAATTAATGTTTGTAATACAGTTAAAGACTTAATAGTAACAACTAGTGATATTGCTATTATTAATAATGAGGATTTAAAAGCTGAAGAAATTTTAGAAATCTCTAAAAAGGTATCAATGTTTTTCTTACTTAAAAAAAGTGTAAAACAGTACCAGCAAACAATTATAAATTTAGGTTTTACAGTGAAGAAATCTAATACAGATTTAATTATTTTAAATAAAAACAAATAA
- a CDS encoding NAD(P)/FAD-dependent oxidoreductase has protein sequence MSKEKNNKQKHYDVVVIGSGLGGFVSAIILAKEGLKVCVLEKNNQYGGNLQTFARDKTIFDTGVHYIGGLEPGQNLYQYFKYIEIMNDLKLQKLDEDGFDVITFDDDEKEYKHAQGYENFIRVLVADFPDEEKAIRSYCDKIKETCAKFPLYSLEKGKGNYGDRDAFELPIKKYLEDLTPNKKLRAVLGGSNTLYAGDQYKTPLYVHALAINSYIESSYRCVNGGSQITKLLIKSLKKYGGEVYNHQEVCEFTFNENDEIETVKTKKGDEFFANLFISNIEPKTTLKFAGEKRFKKPYARRINKIEATIAPFSLYIVLKKNTFKYQNFNYYHYKNANKIWSALEYTQHSWPEGYMVSMGYHKNQKEYGDNLTAMTYMHYEEVEQWENTHNTVAQKNDRGETYEEFKKIKAEKFIDELEKKYPNIRECIASVYTSTPLSYRDYIGSHKGAMYGYAKDAQKPLYSHLSPKTKIKNLYLTGQSISMHGILGVTISAVITCLEIVDKEYLLDKIYNFENTTT, from the coding sequence TTGTCTAAAGAAAAAAATAATAAGCAAAAACATTACGATGTTGTTGTAATAGGAAGCGGTTTAGGTGGTTTTGTGTCTGCAATCATTCTAGCTAAAGAAGGATTAAAAGTTTGTGTTTTAGAAAAAAACAATCAATACGGTGGTAACCTGCAAACCTTTGCTAGAGATAAAACAATTTTTGATACAGGAGTGCATTATATTGGTGGATTAGAACCAGGACAAAATCTTTATCAATATTTCAAATACATTGAAATAATGAACGATTTAAAACTTCAAAAATTAGACGAAGATGGTTTTGATGTTATCACGTTTGATGATGATGAAAAAGAATATAAACACGCACAAGGTTACGAGAATTTTATACGTGTTTTAGTAGCCGATTTTCCAGATGAAGAAAAAGCTATAAGGTCCTATTGTGATAAAATAAAAGAAACCTGTGCAAAATTCCCTTTGTACTCACTCGAGAAAGGAAAAGGAAACTATGGAGATAGAGATGCTTTTGAGTTGCCAATAAAAAAATATTTAGAAGATTTAACACCCAATAAAAAACTACGTGCAGTTTTAGGAGGATCTAACACGCTTTACGCTGGAGACCAATATAAAACACCGTTATACGTACATGCATTGGCAATAAACTCTTATATAGAAAGTTCTTACAGGTGTGTAAACGGTGGAAGCCAAATAACAAAGTTATTAATAAAATCTCTTAAAAAATATGGAGGAGAAGTATATAATCACCAAGAAGTTTGTGAGTTTACATTTAATGAAAACGATGAAATTGAAACTGTAAAAACAAAAAAAGGAGATGAGTTTTTTGCCAACCTATTTATTTCAAATATAGAACCTAAAACAACATTAAAGTTTGCAGGCGAAAAACGTTTTAAAAAGCCTTATGCAAGACGAATTAATAAAATTGAAGCTACAATAGCACCATTTAGCTTATATATAGTTTTAAAAAAGAATACTTTTAAGTACCAAAATTTTAATTATTACCACTATAAAAATGCTAATAAAATTTGGTCTGCTTTAGAGTACACACAACACAGTTGGCCAGAAGGTTATATGGTATCTATGGGATACCACAAAAACCAAAAAGAATATGGCGATAACTTAACAGCCATGACTTATATGCATTATGAGGAAGTAGAGCAATGGGAAAACACACACAATACAGTTGCTCAAAAAAATGACCGTGGCGAAACATACGAAGAGTTTAAAAAAATAAAAGCAGAAAAGTTTATAGACGAGTTAGAAAAAAAATATCCAAATATTAGAGAATGTATAGCATCGGTTTATACCTCTACACCGTTATCTTACCGAGATTATATAGGTAGCCATAAAGGCGCAATGTATGGCTATGCAAAAGATGCTCAAAAACCTTTGTACTCACACTTATCTCCAAAAACAAAAATTAAAAATTTATATTTAACAGGACAAAGTATAAGTATGCATGGTATTTTAGGCGTAACAATTAGTGCTGTAATTACATGTTTGGAGATTGTTGATAAAGAATATTTGCTAGACAAAATATATAATTTCGAGAATACAACAACTTAA
- a CDS encoding cupin-like domain-containing protein — MGQFKLSKVERVKSISKKDFIAQYYKKQKPVLIENLTEDWPALKKWNLNYIQSLAGDQVVPLYDSKPTKGTQKSAEPAKHMKLYDYIELIKAGPTDLRIFFFDLIKKMPVLANDFKYPDIGLKFFKRLPVMFFGSKNSKVLAHFDMDLADLMHFHFHGEKEVTLFSPKQTKYLYKIPYAVHNLEAIDMSNPDFEKYPALQYVEGYHTKMSHGEALYMPSGYWHYIEYLNGSFSMTLRAFTKKPKTALKMLYNVAFMRNFENVMRRIRGQKWIDYKDTLAIKKTNKAIKK; from the coding sequence ATGGGACAATTTAAATTATCAAAAGTTGAACGTGTAAAATCTATTTCTAAAAAAGATTTTATCGCGCAATATTATAAAAAGCAAAAACCAGTGTTAATAGAAAATTTAACAGAAGATTGGCCAGCTTTAAAAAAATGGAATTTAAACTACATACAATCTCTTGCAGGAGATCAAGTTGTACCGCTATACGATAGTAAACCAACAAAAGGGACTCAAAAATCTGCCGAACCAGCAAAACACATGAAACTCTATGATTATATAGAGCTTATAAAAGCAGGACCAACAGATTTAAGAATTTTCTTTTTCGATTTAATAAAAAAAATGCCTGTTTTAGCAAACGACTTTAAATATCCAGACATAGGTTTAAAATTTTTTAAACGGCTGCCAGTTATGTTTTTTGGAAGCAAGAACTCTAAAGTCTTGGCGCATTTTGATATGGATTTGGCAGATTTAATGCATTTTCATTTCCATGGCGAAAAGGAAGTAACATTATTTTCACCAAAACAAACCAAATACCTTTATAAAATTCCATACGCAGTACATAATCTAGAAGCCATAGATATGAGTAATCCAGATTTTGAAAAATATCCGGCATTACAATATGTAGAAGGTTACCATACAAAAATGAGTCATGGCGAAGCATTATATATGCCAAGTGGTTATTGGCATTATATAGAGTATTTAAACGGAAGCTTCTCTATGACGCTTAGAGCCTTTACAAAAAAGCCAAAAACAGCATTAAAAATGTTGTATAACGTAGCTTTTATGAGAAATTTTGAGAATGTAATGCGAAGAATTAGAGGTCAAAAATGGATAGACTATAAAGATACTTTAGCTATTAAAAAAACAAATAAAGCCATTAAAAAGTAA
- a CDS encoding acyl-CoA--6-aminopenicillanic acid acyl-transferase, producing the protein MFKKQFYGFRFLAVLVLFTSLLSCGVSKSLKDIPDVSLYKINIAERIQKNDSTFISGPNTLSKNKQGQWEMYVEGNPYQIGLTTGLLTKELFKYQEHAFLSKVNELVPSKTKQWLLRKMLAWYNRKMYLNVPEEYKAEIYGLSQYAASDYKHIADNYLRILYLHSAHDIGHALQDLALVGCSSFAAWDNNTKDGNLIIGRNFDFYAGDDFAKNKIIAFVKPTNGYKFMSVTWAGMIGVVSGMNEHGLTVTINAGKSKIPLVAKTPISIVTREILQYAKNIDEAIAIAKKREVFVSESIFIGSAIDNKAITIEVSPKNFGVYESPNTGQLICSNHFQSNAYKNDKNNIKHKAESHSQYRYERMQELLNTNNKLTVKKAIAVLRNKEGLNNKNIGFGNEKSLNQLLAHHGIVFKPSELLVWVSSNPYQLGEFVAYNLNEVFSDVDKLQLSNQALNIEKDAFLYTKAYSDYESYRTFSRTLEKAISKDLKVENKLLTNVIETNPNYWKAYYLVGKYYYNKGYLTAALQMFETALTKEITTVPDKEMVAHYIQKINRKLN; encoded by the coding sequence ATGTTTAAAAAGCAGTTTTATGGTTTTAGGTTTTTGGCAGTTCTTGTTTTATTTACAAGCTTATTGTCTTGTGGTGTCTCGAAATCCCTTAAGGATATACCAGATGTCTCGCTGTATAAAATAAATATAGCCGAACGTATACAAAAAAACGACTCTACATTTATTTCTGGTCCCAATACTTTATCGAAAAACAAACAAGGGCAATGGGAAATGTATGTAGAAGGTAACCCATACCAAATAGGCTTAACAACAGGTTTATTAACAAAAGAATTATTTAAATATCAAGAACATGCTTTTTTAAGTAAAGTTAATGAGTTGGTACCATCAAAAACTAAACAATGGCTTTTAAGAAAAATGTTAGCATGGTATAACCGTAAAATGTATTTAAACGTTCCAGAAGAATACAAAGCAGAAATTTATGGTTTATCACAATATGCCGCTAGCGATTATAAACATATTGCAGATAACTATTTGCGTATACTATATCTACACAGTGCGCATGATATTGGTCATGCGCTACAAGATTTAGCCTTAGTAGGTTGCTCATCTTTTGCTGCCTGGGATAATAATACTAAAGATGGAAACCTTATAATAGGAAGAAATTTTGATTTCTATGCAGGAGATGATTTTGCTAAAAATAAAATTATAGCATTTGTAAAGCCTACAAATGGGTATAAATTTATGTCTGTAACTTGGGCCGGAATGATTGGTGTAGTTTCAGGAATGAACGAACATGGATTAACAGTTACAATTAATGCAGGAAAATCTAAAATTCCATTAGTAGCAAAAACACCAATATCTATAGTAACACGCGAGATATTACAATATGCTAAAAATATAGACGAAGCCATTGCAATAGCAAAAAAACGAGAAGTATTCGTGTCAGAATCAATATTTATAGGTAGTGCTATAGACAACAAAGCCATTACAATAGAAGTATCACCTAAAAACTTTGGTGTTTACGAAAGCCCAAATACTGGACAATTAATTTGTTCCAATCATTTTCAAAGCAATGCATATAAAAATGATAAAAACAATATAAAACATAAAGCAGAAAGTCATTCGCAATACCGTTATGAGAGAATGCAAGAGTTGTTAAATACTAATAATAAACTAACTGTAAAAAAAGCAATAGCAGTTTTAAGAAATAAAGAAGGATTAAATAATAAAAACATAGGTTTTGGTAATGAAAAATCTTTAAACCAATTATTGGCACATCATGGTATTGTTTTTAAACCTTCAGAATTATTAGTTTGGGTATCTTCAAACCCATATCAATTAGGCGAATTTGTAGCATATAATTTAAATGAAGTATTTAGTGATGTAGATAAGTTGCAACTTTCAAATCAAGCCTTAAATATAGAAAAAGATGCGTTTTTATATACTAAAGCATATAGCGATTACGAAAGCTATAGAACATTTAGTCGTACATTAGAAAAAGCAATAAGTAAAGACCTAAAAGTAGAAAACAAACTGTTAACTAATGTAATAGAAACCAATCCTAATTATTGGAAGGCATATTATTTAGTAGGTAAATACTATTATAATAAAGGCTATTTAACAGCAGCATTACAAATGTTTGAAACAGCACTAACTAAAGAGATTACTACAGTTCCAGATAAAGAAATGGTAGCACATTATATACAAAAGATAAATAGAAAATTAAATTAA